From one Sporohalobacter salinus genomic stretch:
- a CDS encoding glycoside hydrolase family 108 protein: MDDKFNRALKKVLFYEGGYNDDEEDRGGKTKYGITENLARNYGYDGKMKDLELKKAKEIYYREFWAKHFYNWIEDERIAVEVFEQAVNIGAKTANKNLQKAYNLIAGKEIEVDGIIRSCTLDAINNFKHKNDLLKLLNILQAKKYIEIIENDKSQKKFMRGWLKRVELNLDDKKS; encoded by the coding sequence ATGGATGATAAATTTAATCGTGCTTTAAAAAAAGTTTTATTTTATGAGGGAGGATATAATGATGATGAGGAAGACCGAGGAGGTAAAACTAAATATGGTATTACTGAAAATCTTGCCCGTAATTATGGGTATGATGGTAAGATGAAAGATTTAGAATTAAAGAAAGCAAAAGAGATATATTATCGTGAATTTTGGGCTAAACATTTTTATAATTGGATAGAAGATGAAAGAATAGCTGTCGAAGTGTTTGAACAAGCGGTTAATATAGGAGCAAAAACAGCTAATAAAAATTTACAGAAAGCTTATAATTTGATTGCAGGCAAGGAAATAGAGGTAGATGGAATTATTAGGAGTTGTACTTTAGATGCAATTAATAATTTTAAGCATAAAAATGATCTATTGAAGTTATTAAATATATTACAAGCTAAAAAATATATTGAGATAATAGAGAATGATAAATCACAAAAGAAGTTCATGAGAGGATGGTTGAAAAGGGTAGAACTTAACCTGGATGACAAAAAGTCCTAG